The following are encoded together in the Panicum virgatum strain AP13 chromosome 6K, P.virgatum_v5, whole genome shotgun sequence genome:
- the LOC120711466 gene encoding uncharacterized protein LOC120711466, translated as MPPPRRGARRRTAAAAAAAKSPRASRRLSVRRGEPFKRESRGGGGAAAAGDDDGLPLDDESLLLVFSALAATVADLVRCAATCRRWRRLVSADAAFICRRAPPRLADPFVRSLVLGFLHWRTDAAAAAPPRFVPLSPAGARLQPSLSALAGGASRVVASRNGRLVLDLRRRASARATHAVRLGVCNPVTAGGRGGVDVLPPLRGRDGPTGPYACTVVTAADEHGGGEDRRASHSQHDSYRVLLLYNRRSFTALRCYSSDAGSWGPEAAVTGARIGRSQLAVGPHAAVVRHGVVFWPRLAIALRLDSLQQQPPAVPAARSKGKTPPPRHAVAGFSPAARHRPSSQAAERLLGVTPDGRMLRVEADTETIRAYCGGDGDGDGGDIRGASASLTGEKLEWKWTMKQALMKVHTVRLRWLCEKSGLVVFTARNGGDLDTHVYTVDVETKQFRRVATCSGEPASLGEMCGYEMDRVTLLASLGR; from the coding sequence ATGCCGCCGCCACGGAGAGGAGCGCGCCgtcggaccgccgccgccgccgccgccgccaagtcCCCGCGCGCCAGCCGCCGGCTCTccgtgcggcgcggcgagccgTTCAAGCGGGAGAGccgaggcggcgggggcgccgccgcggcgggggacGACGACGGGCTGCCGCTCGACGACGAGTCCCTCCTCCTCGTCTTCTCGGCGCTCGCGGCCACGGTCGCCGACCTCGTCCGCTGCGCGGCCACGTgccggcgctggcgccgcctcgtctccgccgacgccgccttcatctgccgccgcgcgccgccgcggctcgcgGACCCCTTCGTCCGGAGCCTCGTGCTCGGCTTCCTCCACTGGCgcaccgacgccgccgccgccgcgccgccgcggttcGTGCCCCTGTcccccgccggcgcgcgccTCCAGCCCTCGCTCTCCGCGCTCGCGGGCGGCGCCTCCCGCGTCGTGGCGTCCCGGAACGGCCGCCTcgtcctcgacctccgccgccgcgcgagcgCGAGGGCTACCCACGCCGTCAGGCTCGGCGTCTGCAACCCGGtgaccgccggcggccgcggcggcgtcgacgtgCTCCCGCCCCTGCGCGGCAGGGACGGCCCCACCGGGCCCTACGCGTGCACGGTGGTCACCGCGGCCgacgagcacggcggcggcgaggaccggCGCGCCTCGCACTCGCAGCACGATTCCTACCGCGTGCTCCTCCTCTACAACCGCCGCAGCTTCACGGCGCTCCGGTGCTACTCCTCCGACGCGGGCAGCTGGGGGCCGGAAGCCGCGGTGACCGGCGCCAGGATCGGCAGGAGCCAGCTCGCCGTCGGACcgcacgccgccgtcgtgcGCCACGGGGTCGTGTTCTGGCCTCGCCTCGCCATTGCTCTGCGGCTAGACTCTCTACAGCAGCAGCCGCCAGCGGTGCCCGCGGCGAGGAGCAAAGGCaagacgccgccgccacggcacgcCGTGGCCGGCTTCTCCCCCGCTGCGCGGCACCGCCCCTCGAGCCAGGCGGCGGAGCGGTTGCTGGGAGTGACGCCGGACGGGCGGATGCTCCGGGTGGAAGCCGACACCGAGACGATCCGTGCCtactgcggcggcgacggcgacggcgacggaggAGACATCCGCGGCGCCAGCGCCAGCTTGACGGGCGAAAAGCTGGAGTGGAAGTGGACGATGAAGCAGGCGCTGATGAAGGTGCACACGGTGAGGCTGCGGTGGCTCTGCGAGAAGAGCGGCCTCGTCGTCTTCACGGCCAGGAATGGCGGTGACCTGGACACGCACGTCTACACGGTGGACGTGGAGACGAAGCAGTTCAGGAGGGTGGCGACTTGCAGCGGCGAGCCGGCGTCGTTGGGGGAGATGTGCGGGTACGAGATGGACCGAGTCACGCTCCTGGCCTCGCTCGGCCGGTGA
- the LOC120711467 gene encoding nucleolar GTP-binding protein 1-like isoform X2, which translates to MRAAAGCRGVLHLRPRPPWRAPPPPRPPATTTTTALLSHSAPASRAHHRRLPKGFLPTLEPGVSAVYLCRRARSTTCSVLMDDRSQGELDGAKGEVRKHETVGAFQKIPMVMPATDILMSAQRKSRNVPPTKGIANIAKRERNKGAKQLDALMKELSVPLRTYTENFPKRRDLHPYERSLIELTFGEGYYEQVLGRIDTLRKRITSVGKQHASVCAKSTTKREAEERLTEGRKRLEEAFQHGKHAIDDLVNVAKALRSMPVVDLHIPTLCLVGSPNVGKSSLVRILSSGKPEVCSYPFTTRGILMGHIVSNHERFQVTDTPGLLMRHDDDRNNIERLTLAVLSYLPIAVLYVHDLSEDCGTSVADQYITYKHIKERFGDRLWIDVISKCDLLGKKAPISLEDADEEVAQYRRFGPEGALRVSVQSEIGVKELKERVHQLLTSQMARIKADKAEHETQEAGTSVP; encoded by the exons ATGCGAGCCGCAGCGGGATGCCGCGGGGTGCTCCACCTCCGGCCGCGCCCGCCATGgcgagcccctcctcctcctcgtcctcccgccaccaccaccaccaccgcgctcCTCTCCCACTCCGCGCCCGCGAGCCGCGCCCACCACCGTCGCCTCCCCAAAG GTTTTTTACCAACTCTGGAACCGGGGGTTTCAGCAGTCTACTTGTGTCGGCGAGCACGCTCCACAACATGTAGTGTTTTAATGGATGACAGATCACAGGGGGAGTTAGATGGTGCAAAG GGAGAAGTGCGAAAACATGAGACAGTTGGTGCATTTCAAAAAATACCAATGGTGATGCCTGCAACTGATATACTTATGTCCGCACAAAGGAAATCAAGAAATGTGCCACCAACAAAGG GTATAGCAAATATTGCTAAGCGTGAAAGGAACAAAGGTGCGAAACAACTTGATGCCTTAATGAAA GAACTTTCAGTACCACTGAGAACATACACAGAAAACTTCCCTAAGAGGAGAGATTTGCATCCTTATGAGAGGTCTCTCATTGAGTTGACTTTTGGGGAGGgttattatgagcag GTTTTAGGACGAATTGATACTCTCAGGAAGAGGATTACTTCTGTTGGAAAGCAACATGCTTCTGTGTGTGCTAAG TCAACAACAAAACGTGAAGCAGAGGAGCGCCTCACTGAG GGCAGAAAGAGActtgaagaagctttccaacatGGAAAGCATGCCATTGATGATTTAGTAAACGTAGCAAAG GCTTTGCGTTCTATGCCTGTTGTTGATCTACATATACCGACACTATGTCTAGTTGGATCACCTAATGTGGGGAAGTCATCATTAGTTCGCATATTATCATCTGGAAAACCTGAG GTCTGCAGCTACCCATTCACGACAAGAGGGATTCTAATGGGCCACATTGTGTCCAATCATGAGCGTTTTCAG GTTACAGACACTCCAGGACTACTTATGAGGCATGATG ATGACAGAAATAACATAGAGAGATTGACACTTGCTGTCCTTTCTTATCTACCGATTGCTGTCCTGTATGTTCACGATCTATCTGAAGACTGCGGAACCTCAGTTGCTGATCAG TACATCACATACAAGCATATAAAGGAAAGGTTTGGTGATCGCCTATGGATCGATGTTATCTCCAAATGTGATCTTTTGGGCAAGAAAGCGCCCATAAGCCTTGAGGACGCTGATGAAGAAGTGGCACAGTACAGAAGATTTGGTCCAGAAGGCGCCCTCCGAGTATCTGTGCAGAGTGAAATCGGCGTCAAAGAG CTAAAAGAAAGAGTGCATCAGCTACTGACCTCCCAAATGGCTCGGATCAAAGCTGACAAGGCGGAGCATGAAACACAGGAAGCTGGCACTAGTGTTCCCTGA
- the LOC120711467 gene encoding nucleolar GTP-binding protein 1-like isoform X4 — protein MRAAAGCRGVLHLRPRPPWRAPPPPRPPATTTTTALLSHSAPASRAHHRRLPKGFLPTLEPGVSAVYLCRRARSTTCSVLMDDRSQGELDGAKGEVRKHETVGAFQKIPMVMPATDILMSAQRKSRNVPPTKGIANIAKRERNKGAKQLDALMKELSVPLRTYTENFPKRRDLHPYERSLIELTFGEGYYEQSTTKREAEERLTEGRKRLEEAFQHGKHAIDDLVNVAKALRSMPVVDLHIPTLCLVGSPNVGKSSLVRILSSGKPEVCSYPFTTRGILMGHIVSNHERFQVTDTPGLLMRHDDDRNNIERLTLAVLSYLPIAVLYVHDLSEDCGTSVADQYITYKHIKERFGDRLWIDVISKCDLLGKKAPISLEDADEEVAQYRRFGPEGALRVSVQSEIGVKELKERVHQLLTSQMARIKADKAEHETQEAGTSVP, from the exons ATGCGAGCCGCAGCGGGATGCCGCGGGGTGCTCCACCTCCGGCCGCGCCCGCCATGgcgagcccctcctcctcctcgtcctcccgccaccaccaccaccaccgcgctcCTCTCCCACTCCGCGCCCGCGAGCCGCGCCCACCACCGTCGCCTCCCCAAAG GTTTTTTACCAACTCTGGAACCGGGGGTTTCAGCAGTCTACTTGTGTCGGCGAGCACGCTCCACAACATGTAGTGTTTTAATGGATGACAGATCACAGGGGGAGTTAGATGGTGCAAAG GGAGAAGTGCGAAAACATGAGACAGTTGGTGCATTTCAAAAAATACCAATGGTGATGCCTGCAACTGATATACTTATGTCCGCACAAAGGAAATCAAGAAATGTGCCACCAACAAAGG GTATAGCAAATATTGCTAAGCGTGAAAGGAACAAAGGTGCGAAACAACTTGATGCCTTAATGAAA GAACTTTCAGTACCACTGAGAACATACACAGAAAACTTCCCTAAGAGGAGAGATTTGCATCCTTATGAGAGGTCTCTCATTGAGTTGACTTTTGGGGAGGgttattatgagcag TCAACAACAAAACGTGAAGCAGAGGAGCGCCTCACTGAG GGCAGAAAGAGActtgaagaagctttccaacatGGAAAGCATGCCATTGATGATTTAGTAAACGTAGCAAAG GCTTTGCGTTCTATGCCTGTTGTTGATCTACATATACCGACACTATGTCTAGTTGGATCACCTAATGTGGGGAAGTCATCATTAGTTCGCATATTATCATCTGGAAAACCTGAG GTCTGCAGCTACCCATTCACGACAAGAGGGATTCTAATGGGCCACATTGTGTCCAATCATGAGCGTTTTCAG GTTACAGACACTCCAGGACTACTTATGAGGCATGATG ATGACAGAAATAACATAGAGAGATTGACACTTGCTGTCCTTTCTTATCTACCGATTGCTGTCCTGTATGTTCACGATCTATCTGAAGACTGCGGAACCTCAGTTGCTGATCAG TACATCACATACAAGCATATAAAGGAAAGGTTTGGTGATCGCCTATGGATCGATGTTATCTCCAAATGTGATCTTTTGGGCAAGAAAGCGCCCATAAGCCTTGAGGACGCTGATGAAGAAGTGGCACAGTACAGAAGATTTGGTCCAGAAGGCGCCCTCCGAGTATCTGTGCAGAGTGAAATCGGCGTCAAAGAG CTAAAAGAAAGAGTGCATCAGCTACTGACCTCCCAAATGGCTCGGATCAAAGCTGACAAGGCGGAGCATGAAACACAGGAAGCTGGCACTAGTGTTCCCTGA
- the LOC120711467 gene encoding nucleolar GTP-binding protein 1-like isoform X1: protein MRAAAGCRGVLHLRPRPPWRAPPPPRPPATTTTTALLSHSAPASRAHHRRLPKGFLPTLEPGVSAVYLCRRARSTTCSVLMDDRSQGELDGAKGEVRKHETVGAFQKIPMVMPATDILMSAQRKSRNVPPTKGIANIAKRERNKGAKQLDALMKELSVPLRTYTENFPKRRDLHPYERSLIELTFGEGYYEQVLGRIDTLRKRITSVGKQHASVCAKSTTKREAEERLTELCLLLQGRKRLEEAFQHGKHAIDDLVNVAKALRSMPVVDLHIPTLCLVGSPNVGKSSLVRILSSGKPEVCSYPFTTRGILMGHIVSNHERFQVTDTPGLLMRHDDDRNNIERLTLAVLSYLPIAVLYVHDLSEDCGTSVADQYITYKHIKERFGDRLWIDVISKCDLLGKKAPISLEDADEEVAQYRRFGPEGALRVSVQSEIGVKELKERVHQLLTSQMARIKADKAEHETQEAGTSVP from the exons ATGCGAGCCGCAGCGGGATGCCGCGGGGTGCTCCACCTCCGGCCGCGCCCGCCATGgcgagcccctcctcctcctcgtcctcccgccaccaccaccaccaccgcgctcCTCTCCCACTCCGCGCCCGCGAGCCGCGCCCACCACCGTCGCCTCCCCAAAG GTTTTTTACCAACTCTGGAACCGGGGGTTTCAGCAGTCTACTTGTGTCGGCGAGCACGCTCCACAACATGTAGTGTTTTAATGGATGACAGATCACAGGGGGAGTTAGATGGTGCAAAG GGAGAAGTGCGAAAACATGAGACAGTTGGTGCATTTCAAAAAATACCAATGGTGATGCCTGCAACTGATATACTTATGTCCGCACAAAGGAAATCAAGAAATGTGCCACCAACAAAGG GTATAGCAAATATTGCTAAGCGTGAAAGGAACAAAGGTGCGAAACAACTTGATGCCTTAATGAAA GAACTTTCAGTACCACTGAGAACATACACAGAAAACTTCCCTAAGAGGAGAGATTTGCATCCTTATGAGAGGTCTCTCATTGAGTTGACTTTTGGGGAGGgttattatgagcag GTTTTAGGACGAATTGATACTCTCAGGAAGAGGATTACTTCTGTTGGAAAGCAACATGCTTCTGTGTGTGCTAAG TCAACAACAAAACGTGAAGCAGAGGAGCGCCTCACTGAG CTCTGTCTACTTTTGCAGGGCAGAAAGAGActtgaagaagctttccaacatGGAAAGCATGCCATTGATGATTTAGTAAACGTAGCAAAG GCTTTGCGTTCTATGCCTGTTGTTGATCTACATATACCGACACTATGTCTAGTTGGATCACCTAATGTGGGGAAGTCATCATTAGTTCGCATATTATCATCTGGAAAACCTGAG GTCTGCAGCTACCCATTCACGACAAGAGGGATTCTAATGGGCCACATTGTGTCCAATCATGAGCGTTTTCAG GTTACAGACACTCCAGGACTACTTATGAGGCATGATG ATGACAGAAATAACATAGAGAGATTGACACTTGCTGTCCTTTCTTATCTACCGATTGCTGTCCTGTATGTTCACGATCTATCTGAAGACTGCGGAACCTCAGTTGCTGATCAG TACATCACATACAAGCATATAAAGGAAAGGTTTGGTGATCGCCTATGGATCGATGTTATCTCCAAATGTGATCTTTTGGGCAAGAAAGCGCCCATAAGCCTTGAGGACGCTGATGAAGAAGTGGCACAGTACAGAAGATTTGGTCCAGAAGGCGCCCTCCGAGTATCTGTGCAGAGTGAAATCGGCGTCAAAGAG CTAAAAGAAAGAGTGCATCAGCTACTGACCTCCCAAATGGCTCGGATCAAAGCTGACAAGGCGGAGCATGAAACACAGGAAGCTGGCACTAGTGTTCCCTGA
- the LOC120711467 gene encoding nucleolar GTP-binding protein 1-like isoform X3, with amino-acid sequence MRAAAGCRGVLHLRPRPPWRAPPPPRPPATTTTTALLSHSAPASRAHHRRLPKGFLPTLEPGVSAVYLCRRARSTTCSVLMDDRSQGELDGAKGEVRKHETVGAFQKIPMVMPATDILMSAQRKSRNVPPTKGIANIAKRERNKGAKQLDALMKELSVPLRTYTENFPKRRDLHPYERSLIELTFGEGYYEQSTTKREAEERLTELCLLLQGRKRLEEAFQHGKHAIDDLVNVAKALRSMPVVDLHIPTLCLVGSPNVGKSSLVRILSSGKPEVCSYPFTTRGILMGHIVSNHERFQVTDTPGLLMRHDDDRNNIERLTLAVLSYLPIAVLYVHDLSEDCGTSVADQYITYKHIKERFGDRLWIDVISKCDLLGKKAPISLEDADEEVAQYRRFGPEGALRVSVQSEIGVKELKERVHQLLTSQMARIKADKAEHETQEAGTSVP; translated from the exons ATGCGAGCCGCAGCGGGATGCCGCGGGGTGCTCCACCTCCGGCCGCGCCCGCCATGgcgagcccctcctcctcctcgtcctcccgccaccaccaccaccaccgcgctcCTCTCCCACTCCGCGCCCGCGAGCCGCGCCCACCACCGTCGCCTCCCCAAAG GTTTTTTACCAACTCTGGAACCGGGGGTTTCAGCAGTCTACTTGTGTCGGCGAGCACGCTCCACAACATGTAGTGTTTTAATGGATGACAGATCACAGGGGGAGTTAGATGGTGCAAAG GGAGAAGTGCGAAAACATGAGACAGTTGGTGCATTTCAAAAAATACCAATGGTGATGCCTGCAACTGATATACTTATGTCCGCACAAAGGAAATCAAGAAATGTGCCACCAACAAAGG GTATAGCAAATATTGCTAAGCGTGAAAGGAACAAAGGTGCGAAACAACTTGATGCCTTAATGAAA GAACTTTCAGTACCACTGAGAACATACACAGAAAACTTCCCTAAGAGGAGAGATTTGCATCCTTATGAGAGGTCTCTCATTGAGTTGACTTTTGGGGAGGgttattatgagcag TCAACAACAAAACGTGAAGCAGAGGAGCGCCTCACTGAG CTCTGTCTACTTTTGCAGGGCAGAAAGAGActtgaagaagctttccaacatGGAAAGCATGCCATTGATGATTTAGTAAACGTAGCAAAG GCTTTGCGTTCTATGCCTGTTGTTGATCTACATATACCGACACTATGTCTAGTTGGATCACCTAATGTGGGGAAGTCATCATTAGTTCGCATATTATCATCTGGAAAACCTGAG GTCTGCAGCTACCCATTCACGACAAGAGGGATTCTAATGGGCCACATTGTGTCCAATCATGAGCGTTTTCAG GTTACAGACACTCCAGGACTACTTATGAGGCATGATG ATGACAGAAATAACATAGAGAGATTGACACTTGCTGTCCTTTCTTATCTACCGATTGCTGTCCTGTATGTTCACGATCTATCTGAAGACTGCGGAACCTCAGTTGCTGATCAG TACATCACATACAAGCATATAAAGGAAAGGTTTGGTGATCGCCTATGGATCGATGTTATCTCCAAATGTGATCTTTTGGGCAAGAAAGCGCCCATAAGCCTTGAGGACGCTGATGAAGAAGTGGCACAGTACAGAAGATTTGGTCCAGAAGGCGCCCTCCGAGTATCTGTGCAGAGTGAAATCGGCGTCAAAGAG CTAAAAGAAAGAGTGCATCAGCTACTGACCTCCCAAATGGCTCGGATCAAAGCTGACAAGGCGGAGCATGAAACACAGGAAGCTGGCACTAGTGTTCCCTGA